Part of the Acidobacteriota bacterium genome is shown below.
GCCCATGACTATCGGACCTTCTTCCTGCAACTGCTGGGCCGTTTCTGGTACAGCTTCGAGGTCCTCTACCTGATTCTGCTGCTCATCGTCCTGGCGGTGATCGGCTCCACTGCGGGAGTTTTGCTGCGCGACAATTTCGGTCTGCCCTACCTGCTCGGTGTCGCCGTCATGCTGGCTTCCGTGGGATTTCTCACCTTCAAGGGGACGAGCCTGATCGAGAAGTTTCTCTCCGGGTGGTCCTTGCTCCTCTACGGGATCTATCTGGTCTTCTTCGTCATGTGCTTCCTTCGATTCGGCGACGAGATACGAAACAGCTTGTCCATGGGGATCGATTCCTCCGGCTGGGTCCTGGGCGCCTTCAAGTACGGCTTCTACAATCTGGGAGCGATTCCGGCGGTCCTGTTCACGACACACCACATCAAGACCCGGAGGCAGGCCGTAGGAGCGGGTCTCCTCGGCGGCGTGATCGGAATCTTCCCCGGCTTGCTCTTCTACCTCGCTATCGTCGGCCTCTATCCGCAGGTGCTTTCGGCCGAAGTTCCGGCGGTCTACGCTCTTCGCGCGGCCCAATTGCCCCTGCTTCTCATCGTCTTTCAGGTGGTCTTGCTGGGGACTCTGGTCGAAACCGGGACCGGAATGATCCACGCCGTCAACGAACGGTTGCGGTCGGCCCTCAGGGCGCGGGGGAGAGACCTCCCCCGCCGGGTGCGGCCACTGGTGGCCCTGGGTCTTCTCTTGCTGGGACTGGCGCTGTCGACATTCGGACTGATCCAACTGGTCGCCAAGGGCTACGGAGCGGTGAGTTGGGGATTCCTGTTCGTCTACATCGTCCCGTTGTTGACCTGGGGCTTGTACAAGATCTGGAAGAAGGGAAAGAGTCCCGCCTGACCAGCATGGCTGGAGCAGAATCGGTCGGTGCGACAACTCACACGGAAACGACCAGTTCCACCAGGTGCATTGCGCACGCGTAGGGGTTTTCCCATGAACCATGTGGGCACGGTTTACAAAAGTCGCTACTAGTTGCTACTTTGTTCTGTATGAGATCAGTAGGGATAAAAATTCTGAACAGCCGTCTGAGCGAATACATACGATTAGCCGCATCGGGGGAAACGGTTCTGGTTACAGACCGTGATCGAGTCGTCGCCGAAATCGGGCCACCAAGGCCTTCAAGAAGCCCGATGCTCGCCGACGCGCTGCTCGCAGAGGCGGTGCGTAAGGGCTGGTTGACGCCGCCGGCGCTACCAGCCGAGGGTGAGCCAACGACACCTGAACGAGTGGCGCCACTCCGGGATATTCTCGCCGAATTGGACGAAGACCGGGGCGATCGATGATCTATCTCGATACCTCCGTCGCTCTTGCCCAGCTACTTGCCGAAGATCGCCACCCCACTGCCTCGTTTTGGAGCGAGACCCTGGTGTCCAGCCGTTTGATGGAGTACGAGATTTGGACCCGGTTACACGCGCGCAGACTCGCCGATTCCCACAGTGAGGCGGCCCTCAGGCTCTTAGGACGAGTCGCTTTGATGGACCTTACTCAACCGGTACTTGCGCGAGCTCTGGATGCCTTTCCCGTGTCTTTGTCGGTACGCACTCTTGATGCCCTGCATCTTGCCTCCTGCGACTTCCTGCGTCAGCAAGGTCAATCAGTCGCACTTGCGAGCTACGATCGCCGGATGACGGAAACAGCTCGAGCCATGGAGATTCCTATCTGGCATTTGGAATAGTCCTGAACGACGCACGGAATTCCAGGGTGGACAGGCCGAAATACGCTCCCCGGTCGGTAGCGCCGGTCACTTGAGGTCCGAGCGAATCTTGGCGATGAGGTTCGGCAGGTAGATGCGGAACCGCCGGTCCATTCCGGGCAACTCCTGGGGCAAGGCGAGGATTCGCTCGAGTGCCGGGGCGGCGCGGTCGTCCAGGTAGTCAAGAGCGTTGAGCGCGATCATGGCGACGTGGAGCCCGTGCTTTTCCGCGTCGGCCAGTTCCACCAGCACGGCCAGGGCGCGTGTGGCGTCGGCATCGCTGCCATGGCGTCCGAGCGCTTCGGCGGCCGCGACGCGCACCGCCGGAGCCTCATCCGATAGCGCTTTCCGGAGCGGTCCGGCCAGGGGCCGAACCCCCTCCCGGCCTCGAATCAGGGCGCCGAGGGCCGCCCAGTATCGGACCGCGCCGTCAGAAACGTCGAAGCCGGCCCGGAGTTTGTCCTCGACGCCGTTCCGCATGGAGGTGGCCGACTCGGCCATGCCCATGATCCGCTCCAACGGATACCTCTTGGGATCGGCGCCCATGGTGTGGGGTGCGTCTGAGCCGGAACGTGTGTGGATGGCGTTCTCGGGCAGGAATCCCAGGTCACGGATCGACAGCGACCACTCGCGGCGCGCGGTGCGCAGGCGGTCCAGAACGGCCTTGTGCCGGGGGCTGCCGGCGAGGTTCTTCGTTTCGTCGGGATCCTCGGCCAGGTCGTAGAGTTCCTCGGCCGGCTTGGTCTCCCAGAAGCGGGTGCGCGGGGGACTCAGCTTTCCTTCGCGGTAGAGCCGGTGCCACACGGCCGTCGTCGGCGTCCGGAACATGTACTCGACGAACTGGCCGTAGATCCGGTGGGGCATGAAGTTGCGAATGTAGATGTAGCGGTGGTTGCGAACGCTGCGGACCATGTCGTAGCGCTCGTCCATGCGGCCGCGAAAGCCGTAGAGGTAGGGTTGCGGCGAAGCCTCGTATTCTCCCGCGAAGGCGTGGCCCTGGAAATGGTCCGGAGGTCGGATGCCGGCGAGGCTGAGCAACGTCGGCGCGAAGTCGATAAAGCCGACGAGTCGGTTGGTTTCCCCGCCCGGCGTGTAGCCGGATGGCCGCAGGTGCCGGAACTTCTCGGGGATGTAGAGGATCAGCGGCACGTGCAGACCGGAGTTGTAGGTCCAGCGCTTGCTGCGGGGCAGTCCGGAGCCGTGGTCCGCCCAGTAGAAGACGATGGTGTCCTCTTCCAGGCCTTCTTTTCTCAACTGCTCCAGCACCTTGCCGGCCAGACCATCCATCTCGGTGATCTTGTCGTGGTACTGGGCCCAGTCCTGCCGGGTTTCCGGGGTGTCGGGGTGGTAGGCGGGGACCCGCACCGCAGCGGGGTCGTGGACGGCCGCATGGGGCCGCTTTCGGATCTGGGACTCGTGGGTGACCGTGAGATTGAAAACCGAGAAGAAGGGCTGGCCGGGCGCGCGCTTGCGCCAGTGCGCCTGCCGGCTCGACTCGTCCCAGACCTTGCCGGGTTTCTCCAGGTTGTAGTCCTCCTTGGAGTTGTTCGAGGTGTAGTAGCCGGCCTCCCGCAGGTACTGGGGGAACATCTTCATCGGCCGCGGCAGCCGCGTCGACGAGCGCATGTGCTGCGAGCCCGTGGACGGCGGGTACATGCCGCTGATGATGGTGGTGCGCGCCGGTGCGCAAACGGGAGCCGTGGACCAGGCGGTGCGGTAGATCATGCCGCGGGCGCCCAGGGCATCCAGGTTCGGGGTGTCGGCGCAGGAGTCGCCGTAGACCCCCAGGTGGGGGCCGTTGTCTTCCGAGCTGATCCAGAGGATGTTGGGGGCGTTCGCAAGGGCGGTGGTGAGCGATGCCGCGAGGACGAAGATAGCTCGCATCGGCTTGCTCCGGTCAACGTTTCGGAATGACCGGCAACAGGATGTGGGACGGGTGTTCGGCGTCGTGGTAGACGGTCTGATTGGCGATGACGATTTCCGTGTCGACGCCGAGCTTTCCGCCGTTGTTCAGGTTGCGGTCGAAACGCGGGAAGTTGCTACTGGAGACCTCGACGCGGATCTTGTGGCCCTTGAGAAAGACGTTGCTGACGACGCCCACTTCGATGAAGAATTTGTAGATCTTCCCGGGTTGCAACAGTTTGGGGTTTTCGAATTGGCCAGGTGAAGGGACCCCGGCTCTGATGGCCGCGGGGTCCCGGTAACGGGCCCGGAGAATGCCGTCCCAGAGGTTCACCGCCTTGCCGTCCGGGTAGACGTCCAGCAGCTTGACGGTCCAGTCCGTGTCCCGAGCGGAGCTGCTGGCGTAGATGCTGGCCTGGATCGGCCCCGTCACCTCCAGCTCTTCCTCCAGCGCCTCGGTGCTGTAGACCAGCACGTCATCCCGGTGTTCCACGGGCCGGTGGTCCAGGGGCTCCACCTCGCCGTTGGGGTCCATCCCCAGGGTCGGGACCGGGTCCTCCGGATTGTAGGTGTACCGGTCGGGAGCTTCTCCGGGGGACGGTTTTCCCGTAGAGAGGGTCCCGTCGCCGAAGAGGGAATTGGCCCGTCCGCTGCTTCGGAGGTAGAAGGGAGTCCACTGGGTCTCCGGGAGCGGCCACATGTCGGCGGTCCGCCAACGGTTTTTCCCCATCATGAACAGTCTCAGAGGGGGTTCGTTCTCGACTCCGTTCTCGATTCCCTTCAGCCACCGGTCCATCCAGCGCAGGTAGAGCGCATAGAGGTCGATGATGGAGTCGACTCCGAAATCGAGCACCCCGTACGCCTGCTTGGGCCGGTCGGTGTGGACCCAGGGGCCCACCACCACTTTCTGCAGGCGCTTGGCGCGTTCGGTGCCCTCTCGCTGAATCGCTTCGTAATTGGCGAACAGCGACTTGGCGTGCAGGTCGAGCCATCCGCTCACCTGCAGGATGGGGACGTCCGTCTTGCGGAAGTGCCCATAGTTGCTGGCTTTCTTCCAGAACTCGTCATAGCTGGGGTGCTGGATCCAGTCGCGGTAGAACCCGATCGGTTTGCCCGTGGCCTCGACGTCGGCCGTCAGGATGGGCAGGTGCCGGAACAGCTTGTCCCAGTCGTACGGTTGCCGTGTCTGCTGGGTCCGCCCGCGGACGCCGATGGACCAGGGGATGCCGATCTGCAGCAGGAAGGCCCCGCCGGTGTAGTTCATCCCGTACAGGTATTCGTCGGCCGGCCCCATTTGAGGCGCGATGGCCTTCAGATAGGGAGAGCCGGTCTGGGCCGCCTTCCACTGGGTCAGCCCCATGTGGGACATCCCCATCATGCCCACGTTGCCGTCGGACCAGGACCGGGTCCCGCACCAGTCCAGCGTGTCGCGGCCGTCTTCGATCTCCACGATCCATCCGGACCACTTCCCGTCCGAATCGAACCGGCCCCGGCAGTCCTGGAGCACGTACACGTACCCGCGACGGGCGAAATACAGGGCCCGGTTGACGTACCAGTCGGAGCTGTTGCCGTACGGAGTCCGCTCCAGGATCACCGGCCACCGGCCTTCCTTCCCGGGGAGATAGACGTCCGCCGACAATGAAACGCCGTCCCGCATGGGCACCCGGACGTCGATCAGCGTGGCGGGCGAGTGTTCCGGCGGCGAGAGCATGTCCTTCCAGGCCGAACTCTCCGCCAGAGACGGCGAAATGAGTGTGGATTGCAGGCACATGGCGAGAAGTCCTCGGGTCCAGCGGCGAGTCGATGGGATCATGGACTCCCCTCCCGGATCGGCAACTCGATGAAGGAGGCGTGTTCGCCCCCGTGGTGGATCGTGTTGTCGGCGATGCGCCACTGCCGGCTCAACGGGTCGCCGGTGTTCCGGTTGATGTCGAAATTGGGAAAACTGCTGCTGGAGATGTCCACGCGGATGCGATGTCCCGCCTTGAACAGGTTGGCCGCCGGCTGGACAGGAAGCCGGATCTCGTACACTTGGCCCGGCTCCATCAACTCCGGCTTCCTGAAGCTGTTCCGGTACCGGGCGCGGATGATGCCGTCGGTGACGGGGAAGGCGTAGCCTGCCGGGTAGTCTTCGCTGGGCGGATAGACGTCGATGAGCTTGACGAAGAAGTCGGTGTCGGGAGCGTCCGACGACACGTAGAGGACGGCACGAAGGTTGCCCGCCATGGTCACGTCTCCGGACAGGGGAGGGGTCTGGAAGACCAGGACGTCGGGGCGGGAGGCGGTGGGGAGTCCGGGGATTCCATGGCCCGGGAGGGTCTCCATCTGAATCTGGTTGTAGGGCCCCATTCCCCGGAACCCGAGGTCCGACGCCGGTCCGTAGGCGATCTCGCAGCGTCCGTCGCTGTGGACCGTGTTGCGCGGATCGTAGGTGTAGGTGGTGGACTCGGACCCGCCGTCCGGTTCGGCCGCCGACAGAGTACCGTCGCCATGGAAGTAGTACTTCCTGGGAGAGGTGCCGGCGGCGGGCCATTGCTCGCCGGTCTGCCAGGTTCCTCCGTGGTTCAAACGGTCCTTTTCGCCGCGCCGCCCGTCGCCGCCGCCCATCACGAACACCTTCACCGGGTCGCCCAGCTCGGCGTTCTCGTCCCCCTTGAGCCAGCGGTTGAACCATTGCAGCTCGTAGTCGAGGAATTCCAGATCGTTGGGTGGAACGACGCCTGCCGCGGCGCCGTAGTTGGCGTCCCCGTTGTAGGGATCCCAGTTGGCGTGGGTCCAGGGGCCGGCCACCAGGTACTGGTCGCGGCGGCCTCTCTTGAGCATCTCCCGGTAACCGTCCACGATGGATCGCGCGTAGACCTCGTACCACCCCGTGACCCACATGATGGGAATCTCCGGATAGTTGTCGAAGTATTCGTCCATGGCCAGGCTGGGCCGTTGCCAGAACTCGTTGTAGTCGTTGTTCTCGAAGTAGAACTGGAAGGCGGCGTCCTCATAACGGGGAGCCACGCTCAACGGCGTCTGCCCGCGCCGCCACGGAATTCGCGACGCCCACCGCAGAAACCCCTTGGACGTCAGCATCGGCTTGATGGCTTCAACGATTGAGGGGTTCTCCTTGGCCTCCCAACTGGTGGTGGCCATGTGCAGGTGCCACCGCAACAGGCCCAGAGTCCGGGTCCCGCCCACGTGCATGCTGTAGTAGTAGGCGTTGTTCGGTCCGGTGTGGGGGATCATGGTGGCCAGGCCGGGCGGGTTCAGCGTGGCCATCTGCAACTGTACCCAGCCCATGTAGGAGACCCCGTAGGTCCCCACCTTTCCGTTGCTGGAGGGATGGCGCGCCAGCCATTCCACCGTGTCGTATCCGTCCTCCGCCTCGTCCCGCATGGGAAAGAACTCGCCGCCCGACCGGAAGCGGCCCCGGCAGTCCTGAATGACCGACAGGTAGCCGTGGCTGGCGAAGAAGGTGGCCGGGTCCTTGTAGAACTCGTTCTCCTTGTCGTAGGGCGTCCGCTGCAGGACGACAGGGAACTTTCCTTCCAGGGGGCGGCCGTCTTGGGCAGGCAGGTACAGGTCCGTCGCCAGTTCGACTCCGTCCCGCATCGGGATCTTGACATCCTTCAAGACGACGACGTCCATGGATTTCCCCTCCGCCGCCGGTCCGGCGGCCGCTACGCCAAGGCAGGAGAATCCCGTTGCAAACAACAGAGTCCACGGCAAACTCCTCATGAGTGATCTCCCGTTCTCGTTGATTGACTGGGCTGGAAGCTGAGTGAGAATTTGCGGCTCAGAATATGGAGGGTGAGCCCCGATGTCAATTGGAGCGTGGGTTTTCAACCCGCGATTAGGAGCGTGGGTTGACAACCCCCGATTCGGAGCGGCGGTTTCCAACCGCCGAATCGGAACGGCGGTTTCCAGCCGCCGAATCTTGCACAGGCTCAAGACTGTCCCCTCTTATGCATTGGAACTGCCTTGCTATCACCAGAGAGGTCCATTCGCTATACTCTTCAACAACCCATGAGTCCGGCAATTCCGGGACTTTGTTTCTTTATCTTTGCCGCTTCCGCCGCATTCGGCCAATCCGTCCGGGACGAGGAATCCGAGCAGCACTTCAGAAACTGGCTGGACGAGGACGTCCGCTTCATCATCAATCCGG
Proteins encoded:
- a CDS encoding sulfatase-like hydrolase/transferase encodes the protein MRAIFVLAASLTTALANAPNILWISSEDNGPHLGVYGDSCADTPNLDALGARGMIYRTAWSTAPVCAPARTTIISGMYPPSTGSQHMRSSTRLPRPMKMFPQYLREAGYYTSNNSKEDYNLEKPGKVWDESSRQAHWRKRAPGQPFFSVFNLTVTHESQIRKRPHAAVHDPAAVRVPAYHPDTPETRQDWAQYHDKITEMDGLAGKVLEQLRKEGLEEDTIVFYWADHGSGLPRSKRWTYNSGLHVPLILYIPEKFRHLRPSGYTPGGETNRLVGFIDFAPTLLSLAGIRPPDHFQGHAFAGEYEASPQPYLYGFRGRMDERYDMVRSVRNHRYIYIRNFMPHRIYGQFVEYMFRTPTTAVWHRLYREGKLSPPRTRFWETKPAEELYDLAEDPDETKNLAGSPRHKAVLDRLRTARREWSLSIRDLGFLPENAIHTRSGSDAPHTMGADPKRYPLERIMGMAESATSMRNGVEDKLRAGFDVSDGAVRYWAALGALIRGREGVRPLAGPLRKALSDEAPAVRVAAAEALGRHGSDADATRALAVLVELADAEKHGLHVAMIALNALDYLDDRAAPALERILALPQELPGMDRRFRIYLPNLIAKIRSDLK
- a CDS encoding PIN domain-containing protein, whose protein sequence is MIYLDTSVALAQLLAEDRHPTASFWSETLVSSRLMEYEIWTRLHARRLADSHSEAALRLLGRVALMDLTQPVLARALDAFPVSLSVRTLDALHLASCDFLRQQGQSVALASYDRRMTETARAMEIPIWHLE
- a CDS encoding CocE/NonD family hydrolase — protein: MIPSTRRWTRGLLAMCLQSTLISPSLAESSAWKDMLSPPEHSPATLIDVRVPMRDGVSLSADVYLPGKEGRWPVILERTPYGNSSDWYVNRALYFARRGYVYVLQDCRGRFDSDGKWSGWIVEIEDGRDTLDWCGTRSWSDGNVGMMGMSHMGLTQWKAAQTGSPYLKAIAPQMGPADEYLYGMNYTGGAFLLQIGIPWSIGVRGRTQQTRQPYDWDKLFRHLPILTADVEATGKPIGFYRDWIQHPSYDEFWKKASNYGHFRKTDVPILQVSGWLDLHAKSLFANYEAIQREGTERAKRLQKVVVGPWVHTDRPKQAYGVLDFGVDSIIDLYALYLRWMDRWLKGIENGVENEPPLRLFMMGKNRWRTADMWPLPETQWTPFYLRSSGRANSLFGDGTLSTGKPSPGEAPDRYTYNPEDPVPTLGMDPNGEVEPLDHRPVEHRDDVLVYSTEALEEELEVTGPIQASIYASSSARDTDWTVKLLDVYPDGKAVNLWDGILRARYRDPAAIRAGVPSPGQFENPKLLQPGKIYKFFIEVGVVSNVFLKGHKIRVEVSSSNFPRFDRNLNNGGKLGVDTEIVIANQTVYHDAEHPSHILLPVIPKR
- a CDS encoding CocE/NonD family hydrolase, whose translation is MRSLPWTLLFATGFSCLGVAAAGPAAEGKSMDVVVLKDVKIPMRDGVELATDLYLPAQDGRPLEGKFPVVLQRTPYDKENEFYKDPATFFASHGYLSVIQDCRGRFRSGGEFFPMRDEAEDGYDTVEWLARHPSSNGKVGTYGVSYMGWVQLQMATLNPPGLATMIPHTGPNNAYYYSMHVGGTRTLGLLRWHLHMATTSWEAKENPSIVEAIKPMLTSKGFLRWASRIPWRRGQTPLSVAPRYEDAAFQFYFENNDYNEFWQRPSLAMDEYFDNYPEIPIMWVTGWYEVYARSIVDGYREMLKRGRRDQYLVAGPWTHANWDPYNGDANYGAAAGVVPPNDLEFLDYELQWFNRWLKGDENAELGDPVKVFVMGGGDGRRGEKDRLNHGGTWQTGEQWPAAGTSPRKYYFHGDGTLSAAEPDGGSESTTYTYDPRNTVHSDGRCEIAYGPASDLGFRGMGPYNQIQMETLPGHGIPGLPTASRPDVLVFQTPPLSGDVTMAGNLRAVLYVSSDAPDTDFFVKLIDVYPPSEDYPAGYAFPVTDGIIRARYRNSFRKPELMEPGQVYEIRLPVQPAANLFKAGHRIRVDISSSSFPNFDINRNTGDPLSRQWRIADNTIHHGGEHASFIELPIREGSP